One window from the genome of Pedobacter schmidteae encodes:
- a CDS encoding RagB/SusD family nutrient uptake outer membrane protein has translation MKSLSYIYALILTLAVSSCEKTIEVDIPMGKFTNDAVYNTDDLAQAGVRGIYASMVPAFSSNPFQGVISTSMGLLSDELLRGSYDDSQRQLLENNLFPNSSIVSGLWNSYYNYILQANMVYENSERSTGLSAAVRQSIMGEARFVRALSFFYLANTYGDVPLTLTSDYTKNSLLPVSSPEEVYKQIVADLLFAQENMTGNSTAVGFRHRPTKWSATALLARVYLYQKNWKAAELAASAVISQNGIYKLESNLDNVFLTTSTEAIWFLNNAGTNLYTGETSSLQGGATSNTQFLLSDYMLSRFQGNDQRKLKWTKTFGLTTAPYKFKVYSNTQVAAKAEAVMILRLAEQYLIRAEARAMQDNLVDAIKDVDVLRLRAGAAPDNDGANSTNTFKTIGFSNPGINKVDLVKVIYDERLRELFAELGHRWFDAKRATVNLDVFFEGRKPGIAATDAFFPIPEREIQFNPNIGGQRDGY, from the coding sequence ATGAAATCTTTATCATATATATACGCACTGATCCTTACACTGGCAGTAAGCAGTTGCGAAAAAACAATTGAAGTGGATATTCCGATGGGTAAATTCACAAATGATGCGGTTTATAATACCGATGATCTGGCCCAGGCAGGCGTTCGCGGTATTTATGCCTCAATGGTTCCTGCATTTTCCAGTAATCCTTTTCAAGGGGTGATCAGCACTTCTATGGGCCTGCTTTCTGATGAATTATTGAGGGGAAGTTATGATGATTCACAACGCCAGCTGCTTGAAAATAACCTCTTTCCAAATAGCAGTATAGTATCGGGATTGTGGAACAGCTATTACAATTATATACTACAGGCAAATATGGTTTATGAGAATTCGGAGCGTTCTACCGGGCTTTCTGCAGCAGTACGTCAGAGCATTATGGGCGAAGCCCGCTTTGTAAGGGCGCTTTCGTTTTTTTACCTGGCAAATACCTACGGGGATGTTCCCTTGACCCTTACATCCGATTATACAAAGAATAGTTTGCTACCTGTATCTTCTCCGGAAGAGGTTTATAAACAGATTGTTGCTGATCTGCTTTTTGCGCAGGAAAATATGACGGGTAACAGCACAGCTGTAGGGTTTAGGCACCGTCCGACGAAATGGTCGGCCACGGCATTGCTTGCTCGCGTATACCTTTATCAGAAAAACTGGAAAGCCGCTGAATTGGCTGCCTCTGCGGTAATTTCACAAAATGGCATTTATAAACTGGAAAGTAACCTGGATAATGTGTTTCTGACAACTTCAACAGAGGCGATATGGTTTCTGAACAATGCAGGGACAAATTTGTATACAGGCGAAACAAGTTCACTTCAGGGAGGGGCAACATCAAATACGCAGTTTCTGCTTTCTGATTATATGCTTAGCCGGTTCCAGGGAAATGACCAGCGAAAGCTAAAATGGACAAAAACCTTTGGCTTAACTACTGCACCATATAAATTTAAGGTGTATTCGAATACGCAGGTTGCGGCTAAAGCCGAAGCTGTAATGATCCTTCGCCTGGCTGAACAATACCTGATCAGGGCAGAAGCAAGGGCAATGCAGGACAACCTGGTGGATGCGATAAAGGATGTGGATGTTTTGCGTTTACGTGCTGGTGCCGCACCTGATAACGACGGTGCAAACAGCACCAATACTTTTAAGACGATTGGTTTTTCTAATCCCGGCATCAATAAAGTTGATCTGGTAAAGGTAATTTATGACGAACGCCTGCGTGAGCTGTTTGCCGAGCTGGGACACCGCTGGTTTGACGCAAAAAGGGCAACAGTGAACCTTGATGTTTTTTTTGAAGGCCGCAAGCCCGGTATTGCTGCCACTGATGCATTTTTCCCTATACCTGAACGGGAAATTCAGTTCAATCCTAACATTGGAGGCCAGCGGGACGGTTATTAA
- a CDS encoding TlpA disulfide reductase family protein — protein sequence MNKIIILLALCCSTAFLKAQEVKKDSVAALQLRRNLLLIDSVHKAFDKEKDVRKKEVIFNDFFNKPASQQQSFARYKAWMQRDLAQCYAAVNDVKASESWLGKISDGRTRSEGRRLAAVAYAEAGNLEQGIKLLKPVLDSLLQGEGTFKKEDAGLYSNTVGAYVKVAGAHKPEEIVGYLKPLYNFSGKFFPSDISERLRVPELEPSKQLFYIYAKALPQAGFEKEKAYIIATAFQLKAVPEIMQRGVRLAFSEVRGLDKYLKEFEVKGKADFQKNLGTLLAKSDRNGKVWGNEVAKNKYILLDFWGSWCLPCRFTHPHLKEVYAKYKDKGFEIIGIAMEASPELEKAKVSWNKAITEDGIGWVQFLNNENVTSFDAVKAFGIGVFPTKILLDHTGKELARYSGGSSKDFDEKMKTLFGF from the coding sequence ATGAACAAGATTATAATATTACTGGCCTTGTGCTGCAGCACTGCTTTTTTAAAGGCGCAGGAAGTAAAAAAAGATAGTGTGGCTGCCTTACAGCTCAGACGTAACCTGTTGCTGATAGACAGTGTGCATAAGGCTTTTGATAAGGAAAAGGATGTCAGGAAAAAGGAAGTGATTTTTAATGACTTTTTTAATAAGCCGGCATCGCAGCAACAGAGTTTTGCGCGGTATAAAGCCTGGATGCAGCGGGACCTGGCGCAGTGTTATGCCGCTGTCAACGATGTGAAGGCATCAGAAAGCTGGCTGGGTAAAATAAGCGATGGGCGTACCAGGAGCGAGGGACGGCGTCTTGCCGCGGTAGCCTACGCTGAAGCTGGAAACCTTGAGCAGGGTATAAAATTACTGAAACCGGTGCTCGATAGTCTGCTACAAGGTGAGGGCACTTTTAAAAAAGAGGATGCAGGTTTATATTCGAATACCGTGGGTGCTTATGTAAAAGTTGCAGGAGCGCATAAGCCTGAAGAAATTGTTGGTTATCTGAAACCACTTTATAATTTTAGCGGTAAGTTTTTCCCGTCTGACATCTCTGAACGCCTTAGGGTCCCAGAACTGGAACCTTCGAAACAATTGTTCTATATCTACGCGAAAGCACTGCCACAGGCAGGTTTTGAAAAGGAGAAAGCATATATTATCGCCACAGCTTTTCAGCTTAAAGCTGTGCCTGAAATCATGCAAAGGGGAGTGCGTCTGGCTTTTTCGGAGGTAAGGGGACTGGATAAATACCTGAAAGAATTTGAAGTAAAAGGAAAAGCTGATTTTCAGAAAAACCTGGGCACACTGCTGGCCAAATCTGACCGTAATGGCAAAGTGTGGGGAAATGAAGTTGCAAAAAATAAGTATATCCTACTCGATTTCTGGGGCAGTTGGTGTTTGCCATGCCGGTTCACACATCCCCATCTGAAGGAGGTGTATGCAAAATATAAAGACAAGGGTTTCGAAATTATTGGAATTGCAATGGAGGCCTCACCTGAACTCGAAAAAGCGAAAGTATCCTGGAATAAGGCCATAACTGAAGATGGGATAGGCTGGGTCCAGTTCCTGAACAATGAAAATGTTACCAGCTTCGATGCGGTTAAGGCATTTGGAATCGGGGTGTTCCCGACCAAAATTCTGCTTGATCATACCGGTAAGGAACTGGCCAGATATAGTGGCGGTTCGAGTAAAGATTTTGATGAGAAAATGAAAACTTTGTTCGGCTTTTAG
- the map gene encoding type I methionyl aminopeptidase: MIIYKTEDEIALMQISALLVSTTIAEIAKILKPGLTTLQIDKLAGEFLADHQAIPSFLNFNGYPYNITTSVNDAVVHGFPNDTPLRDGDIITVDVGAYKNGFHGDHAYTFILGEVDEAVLKLVSVTKQSLYEGIKEAVVGKRIGDIANAIQVFNERKGYGVVRELVGHGLGRDMHEEPNVPNYGRKGTGTMLKENMVLAIEPMINLGSRHIYTMDDGWTVKTQDGLPSVHFEHDVCVKKGTALILSDYAPIEQAEKANPALNSSYYE; encoded by the coding sequence ATGATCATTTACAAAACCGAAGACGAAATCGCATTGATGCAAATCAGCGCCCTACTGGTTAGTACTACAATAGCGGAAATTGCTAAAATTTTAAAACCGGGATTAACGACATTGCAGATTGACAAACTGGCTGGAGAATTTTTGGCTGATCATCAGGCCATACCTTCTTTTTTAAATTTTAACGGATACCCCTACAATATTACTACTTCGGTAAACGATGCGGTAGTGCATGGCTTCCCCAATGACACACCACTTCGTGATGGCGACATCATAACGGTAGATGTAGGTGCCTATAAAAATGGGTTTCATGGCGATCATGCCTATACCTTTATTTTAGGAGAAGTAGATGAGGCAGTACTGAAACTGGTAAGCGTAACCAAACAATCGTTGTACGAAGGTATCAAAGAAGCCGTAGTTGGCAAACGCATCGGAGATATTGCCAATGCCATACAGGTTTTTAACGAAAGAAAAGGCTATGGCGTAGTCAGAGAACTGGTGGGCCATGGTCTGGGCAGAGACATGCACGAGGAACCTAATGTGCCTAATTATGGCCGAAAAGGGACAGGCACAATGCTGAAAGAAAATATGGTGCTGGCCATCGAACCGATGATTAACCTTGGCAGCCGGCATATCTATACCATGGACGACGGCTGGACAGTTAAAACACAGGATGGCCTGCCTTCCGTTCATTTTGAACATGATGTTTGTGTTAAAAAGGGTACAGCATTGATTTTGTCGGACTATGCCCCTATTGAACAAGCCGAAAAAGCCAATCCCGCATTAAATTCTTCGTATTACGAATAG
- the cfa gene encoding cyclopropane fatty acyl phospholipid synthase: protein MNARLLIEQLLATAAIDINGRASYDIQVNDERLYKRVLNEGSIGLGEAYMDGWWDCKQPDEFLYRILKADLDKKVKSNIQSVLLAISAKIFNRQSVKRAFNVAKKHYNLGNDLFEHMLDPYMQYSCAYWKNASTLDQAQEQKLDLICRKLKLSTGLSVLDIGCGWGGFAQYAAQNYGVTVQGITISTAQAQLAAERCAGLPVTISIQDYRSIDDQFDRIVSIGMFEHVGPKNYQSFMHVAHRNLKDNGIFLLHTIGGTEEEIATDPWIDRYIFPNGVIPVPHQLCLAFDQLFILQDWHNFGHYYDQTLMAWLSRFKLAWPMLKNEYQPSFYRMWEYYLSICAAAFRAEKNHLWQIVLTKKNYNMHYESVR from the coding sequence ATGAACGCCAGATTGCTCATCGAACAATTGCTTGCTACTGCCGCCATAGACATCAACGGACGGGCTTCATACGACATTCAGGTTAATGACGAAAGACTTTATAAAAGGGTATTGAACGAAGGCTCTATTGGACTGGGAGAAGCCTACATGGATGGATGGTGGGATTGTAAGCAGCCAGACGAGTTTTTATACCGCATACTTAAAGCCGATCTGGATAAAAAAGTAAAAAGCAATATCCAATCGGTATTGCTTGCCATTTCGGCAAAAATATTTAATCGTCAGTCGGTAAAAAGAGCTTTTAATGTAGCAAAGAAACACTACAACCTGGGCAATGATCTTTTTGAACATATGCTGGACCCCTATATGCAGTACTCCTGCGCGTACTGGAAAAACGCAAGCACTCTGGACCAGGCGCAAGAGCAGAAACTGGACCTTATTTGCAGGAAGTTAAAGCTATCGACAGGCCTTAGCGTGCTCGACATTGGCTGTGGCTGGGGCGGTTTTGCACAATACGCCGCACAAAATTATGGAGTAACGGTTCAGGGTATAACCATATCGACAGCGCAGGCCCAACTGGCTGCTGAACGTTGTGCGGGGCTGCCCGTAACCATTAGCATACAAGATTACCGCAGCATTGACGATCAATTTGACAGAATTGTTTCCATAGGCATGTTTGAGCATGTGGGGCCAAAAAATTATCAGAGCTTTATGCATGTGGCGCACCGAAATTTAAAAGACAATGGAATTTTTTTGCTGCATACCATAGGCGGCACCGAAGAAGAAATTGCAACAGACCCCTGGATCGATCGCTATATATTTCCGAATGGTGTGATCCCTGTTCCTCATCAACTATGTTTGGCATTCGACCAACTTTTTATACTGCAAGACTGGCATAACTTTGGGCACTACTATGATCAAACCCTGATGGCCTGGCTCAGCAGATTTAAACTGGCCTGGCCAATGCTAAAAAACGAATATCAGCCCAGTTTTTACCGCATGTGGGAATATTACCTGAGCATCTGCGCAGCAGCATTCAGGGCCGAAAAAAATCACCTCTGGCAAATTGTACTGACCAAAAAAAATTATAACATGCATTATGAATCTGTCCGTTAA
- the sufB gene encoding Fe-S cluster assembly protein SufB, protein MKENQDTLEQAVANEYKYGFVTAIDTDVIAKGLSEDIIRLISHKKNEPEWMLDWRIKAYNHWLKMEEPTWPNVKYPPINYQDIIYYAAPKPKKQLNSLDEVDPELLSTFEKLGISISEQKRLTGVAVDVVMDSVSIATSFKTQLAEIGVIFCSISEAIQEHPELVKKHMGSVVPMTDNYFAALNSAVFTDGSFCYIPKGVRCPMELSTYFRINAENSGQFERTLIVAEDESYVSYLEGCTAPMRDENQLHAAVVELVAMEKAEIKYSTVQNWYPGDKEGKGGIYNFVTKRGICKGNHSKISWTQVETGSAITWKYPSVILKGDYSIGEFYSVAFTNNHQQADTGTKMIHLGKNTRSRIVAKGISAGFSQNSYRGLVRTSKQALNARNYSQCDSLLLGDKCGAHTFPYIEVKNKTAIVEHEATTSKIGEDQLFYCRQRGIDPEAAVALIVNGFAKEVMNQLPMEFAIEAQKLLAISMEGSVG, encoded by the coding sequence ATGAAAGAGAACCAAGACACACTGGAACAGGCCGTAGCCAATGAATACAAGTACGGATTTGTGACAGCTATAGATACAGATGTAATTGCCAAGGGACTTAGTGAAGATATCATCAGGCTCATTTCTCATAAAAAAAATGAACCCGAATGGATGCTCGACTGGCGGATTAAGGCCTACAACCATTGGCTTAAAATGGAAGAGCCTACGTGGCCCAATGTGAAATATCCACCGATCAATTATCAGGATATCATTTACTATGCAGCGCCAAAGCCAAAAAAACAGTTGAATAGTCTGGATGAAGTTGACCCGGAGTTGCTCAGTACATTTGAAAAACTGGGCATATCCATCAGCGAACAAAAGCGACTTACAGGTGTAGCTGTTGATGTGGTGATGGACAGCGTATCTATCGCAACCTCCTTTAAAACGCAGCTGGCCGAAATTGGAGTGATCTTTTGCTCCATCAGCGAAGCCATACAAGAACATCCCGAACTGGTAAAAAAACATATGGGCTCAGTAGTGCCCATGACCGATAATTATTTTGCGGCTTTAAATTCGGCAGTATTTACCGATGGCTCTTTTTGTTATATCCCAAAAGGAGTAAGGTGCCCAATGGAATTATCTACTTATTTCCGTATCAATGCCGAAAATAGCGGACAGTTTGAACGGACACTTATTGTAGCTGAAGACGAAAGTTATGTGAGCTACCTGGAAGGATGTACGGCGCCAATGCGTGACGAAAATCAGTTGCATGCTGCTGTGGTTGAGTTGGTGGCTATGGAAAAGGCCGAAATTAAGTACTCTACCGTACAAAATTGGTATCCTGGTGATAAGGAAGGTAAGGGCGGCATTTACAACTTTGTAACCAAAAGAGGGATTTGCAAAGGCAACCACTCAAAAATATCCTGGACACAGGTAGAAACCGGATCGGCCATTACCTGGAAATATCCTAGTGTGATTTTAAAGGGCGACTACTCTATAGGCGAATTTTACTCTGTAGCTTTTACCAACAATCATCAACAGGCCGATACTGGGACAAAAATGATTCACCTGGGTAAAAACACCCGAAGCAGGATTGTAGCAAAAGGAATCTCGGCTGGTTTTAGTCAGAACAGTTACCGTGGTTTGGTCCGTACCAGTAAGCAGGCCCTCAATGCACGTAATTATTCGCAGTGCGATTCTTTGCTGCTGGGCGATAAATGTGGCGCACATACTTTCCCCTATATTGAAGTTAAAAATAAAACAGCTATTGTAGAGCACGAGGCTACAACCTCAAAAATTGGAGAAGATCAGCTTTTTTATTGCCGACAAAGAGGGATTGATCCTGAAGCAGCAGTGGCGCTTATTGTAAATGGATTTGCTAAAGAAGTGATGAACCAATTGCCTATGGAATTTGCCATAGAGGCACAAAAACTACTCGCCATAAGCATGGAAGGTAGTGTAGGGTAA
- the sufC gene encoding Fe-S cluster assembly ATPase SufC, with protein MLSVKNIHANVEGKEILKGINLDIKAGEVHAIMGPNGSGKSTLASVLAGREEYEVTEGEIDFLNKDLLELSPEDRAREGLFLAFQYPVEIPGVSTTNFIKAAVNEKRKYHNQEPLDSVAFLKIMKEKMKLVEIDQSLLSRSINEGFSGGEKKRNEIFQMAMLEPKLAILDETDSGLDIDALRIVANGINKLHNPDTAVLVITHYQRLLDYIQPDFVHVLYNGRIVKSGTKELALELEEKGYDFITDEVDLTAQ; from the coding sequence ATGTTATCAGTAAAAAATATACACGCAAACGTAGAAGGTAAAGAGATATTAAAAGGGATTAATCTGGACATCAAAGCCGGAGAAGTGCATGCCATTATGGGGCCCAATGGGTCTGGCAAAAGTACCCTGGCCTCGGTATTGGCCGGTCGTGAAGAATATGAAGTTACCGAGGGTGAAATTGATTTTTTAAATAAGGATTTGCTCGAACTTTCACCTGAAGATAGGGCCCGGGAGGGACTTTTTCTTGCTTTTCAATATCCGGTTGAGATTCCGGGCGTAAGTACCACCAATTTTATAAAGGCTGCGGTAAACGAAAAACGTAAATATCACAACCAGGAACCATTGGATTCTGTGGCTTTTTTAAAAATCATGAAAGAGAAAATGAAATTGGTAGAAATTGACCAATCGCTGTTGAGCCGTTCCATTAATGAAGGTTTTTCGGGTGGAGAAAAGAAGCGCAACGAGATTTTTCAAATGGCAATGCTGGAACCAAAACTAGCCATATTGGATGAGACCGATTCGGGCTTAGATATTGACGCGCTGCGTATTGTAGCCAATGGCATCAATAAATTGCATAACCCGGATACGGCGGTACTGGTAATTACCCACTATCAGCGTTTGCTGGATTATATTCAGCCCGATTTTGTACATGTTTTGTACAACGGAAGGATTGTGAAATCAGGTACTAAGGAACTGGCACTTGAACTGGAAGAAAAGGGCTATGATTTTATAACCGATGAAGTTGATTTAACTGCGCAGTAG
- the sufD gene encoding Fe-S cluster assembly protein SufD, translating into MIDLTYFKAQFDQLQEEKTDKHLAAIRKDSFDRFNKAGLPTYRTEEWKYTGISSLFEQTYRPGLSAVSAEDMEVLRMPGAHKANELVFVNGRFDVTLSTVLSDEEELTVLPLKEAANGKYKDLIGKYLNKSSEYLTDGIHALNGAFINEGLFVHVHKGKTPQHPIYVYHVQDSRQQPTLAQPRSLIYVDENSKLQLTETYATLGTGDSFCNQVLEMVVEQNAFVEYYKIQNDNKNASQVSTTHVSQVGQSYVHTVTVTLNGGIVRNNLNLILDAQGNETHLYGLYLLKDKTHADNHTLIDNRQPNCFSNQFYKGIADDFSTAVFNGRIMVQPDAQKTNSFQSNKNILLSDNATINTKPQLEIFADDVKCSHGCTVGQLDEEALFYLRARGIPKDEAEVLLLQAYAADILNQIKPMAIRAHVEKLIYKHLSIV; encoded by the coding sequence ATGATAGATTTAACTTATTTTAAAGCACAATTTGATCAGCTGCAAGAAGAAAAAACTGACAAACACCTTGCTGCAATCAGGAAGGATAGCTTTGACAGATTTAATAAAGCAGGCTTGCCGACTTATCGCACCGAAGAGTGGAAGTACACTGGTATCAGCAGCTTGTTTGAACAAACATATCGACCGGGGCTTTCTGCCGTATCTGCTGAGGATATGGAGGTTTTGCGTATGCCGGGGGCACATAAAGCCAATGAGCTGGTATTTGTGAACGGTCGTTTTGATGTTACACTTTCTACAGTCTTATCAGACGAGGAAGAGCTGACTGTATTGCCCTTAAAAGAAGCGGCAAATGGGAAATACAAAGATTTGATTGGTAAATATTTGAATAAAAGCAGCGAATACCTTACAGACGGAATTCACGCCCTTAATGGCGCTTTTATAAACGAGGGTTTATTTGTCCATGTTCACAAAGGAAAAACACCGCAACATCCAATATACGTTTATCATGTGCAGGACAGCAGGCAGCAACCCACATTGGCGCAGCCACGCAGTCTGATTTATGTGGATGAAAACAGCAAGCTACAGCTAACGGAGACTTACGCAACATTGGGAACCGGGGATAGCTTTTGCAATCAGGTTTTGGAAATGGTAGTGGAGCAGAATGCTTTTGTTGAATATTATAAAATACAAAATGACAACAAAAATGCCAGCCAGGTAAGTACCACTCATGTTAGTCAGGTGGGACAAAGTTATGTGCATACCGTAACTGTTACCTTAAACGGAGGGATTGTACGCAATAACCTGAACCTGATATTAGATGCCCAGGGCAACGAGACACATTTGTATGGCTTGTACCTTTTAAAAGATAAGACCCATGCTGATAACCATACCTTGATTGATAACCGGCAGCCAAATTGTTTCAGCAACCAGTTTTATAAAGGTATTGCTGATGACTTTTCGACAGCCGTATTTAACGGAAGGATTATGGTACAGCCTGATGCACAGAAAACAAATTCTTTTCAATCCAATAAAAACATTCTGCTATCAGATAATGCGACCATAAATACCAAGCCACAGCTTGAAATTTTTGCTGATGATGTGAAATGTTCGCATGGTTGTACGGTAGGACAATTGGATGAGGAGGCGTTGTTTTATCTGCGGGCCAGGGGCATACCAAAGGATGAAGCTGAAGTGTTGCTGTTGCAGGCTTATGCAGCAGATATCCTGAATCAGATTAAACCGATGGCTATTCGCGCTCATGTGGAAAAATTGATTTATAAACATTTATCGATCGTGTAA
- a CDS encoding cysteine desulfurase, protein MVSTAIREQFPILGRMVKDRPLIYLDNAATSQKPQCVIDALSHYYSHYNANIHRGIHTLAEEATLAYEATRVAVQEFIGAAAAEEVIFTRGTTESINLIAYTWGRQHIAEGDEVIISGMEHHSNIVPWQILCEEKKAVLKIIPVKDNGELDLHAYHALLSSKTKLVAVVQVSNSLGTVNPVKDLIAAAHKVGAKVLIDGAQSAVHLDIDVQDMDCDFFAFSGHKVYGPTGVGVLYGKKDLLEQMPVFQGGGEMIKEVTFEKTTYNDLPYKYEAGTPNIADTIALKAALDFIKTIGKDQIREHEADLLAYATEQLHAIPGLSIIGNAQDKVSLVSFVVDGVHPQDIGVLLDNMGIAVRTGHHCTQPLMKRFGIPGTVRASFALYNQKEEIDALVTALNKAIKMLV, encoded by the coding sequence ATGGTAAGTACAGCAATACGAGAGCAGTTTCCTATTCTGGGAAGGATGGTGAAGGACCGGCCATTGATTTATTTGGATAATGCGGCTACTTCACAAAAGCCACAATGTGTAATTGACGCGTTGAGCCATTATTATTCACATTATAACGCCAATATTCATCGGGGCATTCATACACTTGCGGAGGAAGCAACCCTGGCTTATGAAGCTACGCGTGTTGCTGTACAGGAATTTATAGGTGCCGCTGCGGCCGAAGAAGTTATCTTTACGAGGGGCACTACCGAGTCTATTAACCTAATTGCCTACACCTGGGGCAGACAGCATATTGCTGAAGGGGATGAGGTGATCATATCAGGAATGGAGCATCATTCTAATATTGTGCCCTGGCAAATTCTTTGTGAGGAAAAAAAAGCGGTTTTAAAAATAATTCCGGTAAAGGATAATGGCGAACTTGATTTACATGCTTATCACGCGCTGTTGAGCAGTAAGACTAAGTTGGTAGCTGTGGTTCAGGTATCCAACTCATTAGGCACGGTAAATCCGGTGAAAGATCTGATTGCAGCGGCGCATAAAGTAGGGGCCAAAGTGTTGATAGATGGGGCGCAGTCGGCCGTTCACCTGGATATTGATGTGCAGGATATGGATTGCGACTTCTTTGCCTTTTCGGGCCATAAGGTTTACGGGCCTACCGGTGTTGGTGTTTTGTACGGCAAAAAGGATTTGCTGGAACAAATGCCTGTTTTTCAGGGTGGAGGCGAAATGATTAAAGAAGTGACTTTTGAAAAAACAACTTACAACGACTTACCCTATAAATACGAAGCCGGAACACCTAATATTGCAGATACAATTGCTTTAAAGGCTGCATTGGATTTTATTAAAACTATTGGAAAAGACCAGATCAGAGAACATGAGGCCGACCTGCTTGCTTATGCAACTGAACAGTTACACGCCATCCCTGGCCTTAGCATTATTGGCAATGCGCAGGATAAGGTAAGTCTGGTTTCTTTTGTAGTAGATGGTGTACACCCACAAGATATTGGTGTATTGTTGGATAATATGGGAATTGCAGTGCGCACCGGCCATCATTGCACGCAACCTTTAATGAAACGTTTTGGTATTCCGGGTACGGTACGGGCATCTTTTGCTTTGTACAATCAAAAAGAAGAAATAGACGCCTTAGTTACCGCGCTGAATAAAGCCATAAAAATGTTAGTATAA
- a CDS encoding SufE family protein produces MKLMPIPEIEKEIVEDFALFDSWEDKYEYIIDLGKKLEVMEDAGKIEENKIKGCQSTVWLTAAYEDGKVIFKADSDAVIVKGLISMLIKVLSGHTPEEILAAKMDFIGEIGMMTHLAQTRSNGLLAMIKQMKNYALAFKMLEEKK; encoded by the coding sequence ATGAAGTTGATGCCGATACCTGAAATTGAAAAGGAAATTGTTGAGGATTTTGCACTATTTGACAGCTGGGAGGATAAGTACGAGTACATCATTGATCTGGGTAAAAAACTGGAAGTGATGGAAGATGCAGGTAAAATAGAAGAGAACAAAATCAAAGGTTGCCAGTCTACCGTTTGGTTAACAGCTGCGTACGAGGATGGAAAAGTGATTTTTAAGGCCGACAGCGACGCGGTGATTGTGAAAGGACTCATCAGTATGTTGATTAAGGTTTTATCAGGCCATACGCCTGAAGAGATTTTGGCAGCTAAGATGGATTTTATAGGCGAAATTGGCATGATGACCCATTTGGCGCAAACGCGTTCCAACGGCTTACTGGCGATGATCAAACAGATGAAAAATTATGCACTTGCTTTTAAAATGCTAGAGGAAAAAAAATAG
- a CDS encoding iron-sulfur cluster assembly protein, translating to MDKEELKQKVIDCLQTIYDPEIPVSIYELGLIYETEIVPPLNNVQIVMTLTAPGCPAAQIIPKEVEEKVRAIEGVNEVTVEVTWSPPWTRDMMSETARFELGMM from the coding sequence ATGGATAAAGAAGAATTAAAACAGAAGGTTATCGATTGTCTGCAGACCATATATGACCCTGAAATTCCAGTGAGCATATATGAGTTGGGTCTGATCTATGAAACCGAGATTGTACCACCTTTAAACAATGTACAAATTGTGATGACACTTACTGCGCCCGGTTGTCCGGCTGCACAGATTATTCCAAAGGAAGTGGAAGAGAAGGTAAGGGCCATTGAAGGGGTAAACGAAGTTACAGTTGAAGTAACCTGGAGCCCGCCCTGGACCAGGGATATGATGTCGGAAACTGCCCGGTTTGAATTGGGAATGATGTAA
- a CDS encoding Rrf2 family transcriptional regulator, producing the protein MKITAQEEYGLRILLRVARHNQQEGISIPAISELEGLSAAYVAKLTRALRIAGYINSTPGNKGGYVLAKPAAEVNINQVMKVLGGALFSKKFCEDYPGALKLCTNSIDCSIRSLWQMIQFTVDQLLDKVTLQDLISPEQESSRLLDAILQQQQSL; encoded by the coding sequence ATGAAGATTACCGCACAAGAGGAATATGGACTGAGGATTTTACTGCGTGTTGCTAGGCACAATCAGCAGGAGGGCATTAGTATACCTGCAATAAGTGAGCTTGAGGGGCTCTCGGCTGCTTATGTGGCCAAACTGACGCGGGCTTTGCGCATTGCCGGGTACATCAATAGTACACCGGGCAATAAGGGCGGTTATGTATTGGCCAAACCGGCTGCTGAAGTGAACATTAACCAGGTGATGAAAGTATTGGGCGGTGCCCTTTTTAGCAAAAAATTCTGCGAAGACTATCCGGGGGCATTAAAGCTCTGTACCAATTCTATTGATTGTTCCATTCGTTCTTTATGGCAAATGATACAGTTTACTGTTGATCAGTTGCTGGATAAGGTTACTTTGCAGGATTTGATTAGTCCGGAGCAGGAATCGAGCAGGTTACTGGATGCAATTTTGCAACAACAACAGTCTTTGTAG